Within the Oncorhynchus kisutch isolate 150728-3 linkage group LG13, Okis_V2, whole genome shotgun sequence genome, the region GGAGAAGCCCACGCTCAGCAAGGACATCCAGCGTCTCTTGTTAGGGTGCGGGTACATCTCCAGAGCCCCCTCCTCCTCTGACCCAGTGTACTTGCCCGTCAGAATCCTCTGATGCAGCGTTTTGTGCTGCCCTAACAAGTCCTCTGGCTCCACGGGCTGCATCCCCAGCTGCAGCACTGGCCCCTGTTCCAGGATGGCTCCAGGCTGCGGCTGCTCCTTCATCTGCAGGGTCCTGAGTTTGACACGGGAGGACACTCTGGCTGCAGCGCGGAGGGCCTTGTAGTGCTGGTTGATGAAGGAGTCCAGGTCTACAATCTCCTCCTGGGGGGGCCTGAACTTCAACCCCACGATGCTGGGCCTGCGCTGGGGCTGGTGGGACACATCTGCCTTGGGCTTTACCCAAGGTGGGGGTTCAGATATCTGCACCTTTTCTCCTGCCCTCGCCGCCTCCTCTTCTGCTGGCTGTTCTTtagccacttcctcctcctcctcctcctcctcctcctccggctGTGGTTTGAGCAAGGTGTCCTGGGTCTGTCTggccctcctctctgctcctctcttggcctcctgctctttctcctgatGCCTGGCGACCAGCCTCTCCTTTTGCCTGCTGAGGAGCTGGGCCTCCTCCTCCAGGTAGTCAGAGAGGAGGTGTTCAGAAGAGAAGTGGGAGCGGAGGAAGGTGAGCAGCTCTGCCTGGTTCCAGGTGTGTTCTCCATTCTTAACCCCGTGGCAACTGGGACACAGCTCTGGGGACGGCCACTGGATCTTAGGGAAGTGAGGATCCTCACTCAGAGCACCTGGTCAGCAGGAATGAGACGGTTACTTAGGATGAGTAAGTGTGCTTACTTATCAGAGCTAACATAAATGATACAGATAACACAGTCATGTTGAGAGGGTAAACTGTTCTGGTGGAAATGTAAATGTATTAGGTAAAATTGACTGGTCGAATAGAAGGACATACTGATGACATCTCACACAATAAAATTAAACTGATACCAAGACAACATAGATTCTGCATGCAAAAATACCTATGTTGATGCTTGAAGACATTACAAAAGATCCATTTCTCCACATGGCTCATAATAAGCAGTAAGTGCAGTGTGTTTGCATCATGtgtggatgagtgtgtgatgtctcggtgtgtgtgtgtgtgtgtgtgacagtgtgacaGGGTCTAACAATGATCAATGGGCTTCTGGGACGTCCCGGAGGGAGGGGTGGCGAGATAATAGACGTCGTCCAAGCGGACAGCTACCccgcccccacccccaccccacccccaacctctcccaGACCCCGAACCCCTTACCTCCACACCCCTTTGAAGACGGCCCAATCTCCAAATTGAATATGAAAGCAGGCACCTCCAGAGGGGAGCTCTCCTTTTAATGAATTACAATTGTTTTGCTTTACATGTTTCCTTTAGCCCCCCAAATGGAGGCATCTGCTAATAAATTGCTTGTCGTCGCCCATGCGGGAGGAAAGTCAAAGCTGCAGCAGTTCTGTCACTTTACAGCGCTGTCAATTTAcatcccccgtctctcccccagATTAATCTCAGtcatatgcatgtgtgtatgtactcTGCATACAGCACTTTACATAAGAGATACATCAATTTTACTATGTCCTGCTGGGCTTGGGGCCTTTTATACATTTCAGCAGCGTGACAGCTTTCATATCCCGTCCCCTTATGACGACATGTCTTTGATGTCTCTATTCTAACTACCTTGCCTTTCATTTCCAGGGGTGACTTTAGCAATAGTACTGATACTATAGTAGCAATAGTATACTGATACTGTAACAAAGGCTTGTCAGGGAATGTCATTCAAAGCATCCCATAAATATTAATGAAGTATAAAGAAATATCTATTTACCACATAAAAATAGTTTCTTCAGCACTAATTCTCAGTGTGGAGATCTACTGTACAGGACACAGAGGAGCAGTATTAATGTAGGCAGACTGGTAGATTAGCAGAGTGATGCTCTACAAAGCAAACCAACATGAGGTTGATACAGTACGAGCTGCTCCAGTCACATCTCCCTGCCCCTCTTCACTGAGCCCTGGCAGGCCCGTGGCTCTGCTGTCTGTAGACATGCGTCTCTATCTCACCCTGTTGACAAGTGGCAACAGGACAGGCCTGCTGTTGCTGCCGAGCCGGGCTAGACTCAGGGTCTCTTTGTGCCAGCTAAATTAATTGCGTTGCTGCTTTACAAATAGGCCCCGCTTCATGCATGGCTGCCTCTGAAAGGAGGACAGTGGTAGCTGCTAAAGAGCCCCACTTTAgcgaggaggtggagagggaggggtgagagaacgagggggaagaggagagtatGTTCCCCCTGGGGAAGATTGGGAAGCAGAGGCGTTTGTGAGGGGGGTGGACCGACGGAGGAGATACTGCTACTCAATGCTACCAACACCCCTGCCCCATCCCCTCCCCACCAGCCAAGCCCACCCCTTGAGGCCCTGCCCCCAAACCCCACCACATGTCACAACCTGAAGCATCCTGGTGAGGGTGAGGGATTACAAAACAGGGAAGCGTGATGAAGGTTACATGGCGTGTGCCAACTGCTGTCACAAGCATCTTGGAAATTGAGCTCTTGGGCTGATGGTCCTCGCTCTGGGAGATTGTTGCCATATCAATTGTCAAGCGAAAGATATGACTCTCTGGGGAGGGACAGACATGCAATCCTAATAGGGAGGAGTGTCTGGGGACCAGGGACAAGCACAGAAGGGGACACACACGCCCCTCTACACTGTTATTCAGGACACAGGCTGTCCAGGGGATTGAGGATGGGGgagtcaccaccaccacacagaaaCGACAACAATGTGATTCAACGAAGTGAGGTGATAATGACAGGCTTGTGCCAAATAAACTCAAATGATGGCCCTAACAACCAACTCAGCAGCCATATAGTCCTCAATAAAATGACACGGACATCAAGGCTACAGTCTTGGCCGTTTGCAGTCTTTAGGTCATAGATTTAGTATTTACTGTTGACCTGTAGTGAGCTCTAGACAGGCTAGGGCAGGGAATCTCAGTCTTCTGGAAGGAGGGCTAATCtctgagaggaagaagagaagggggagactgggtgaggaggaggagagtctgGACAGCTGGTGTCTGCCCAAAGGATCGCCAGGCATATTATAGGGATTTAGGGGTTAGGAGTAGAGTTGGGACacttggggggggggtatgtagGAGCCCTTTTAAAGGAGTGAGAGGCTGAAAAGTACAGTGGCCTGTGGGGGCCACATTTATCTAATGTTATTGTATGGACAATGGTGACCACTGTAGGAGACATTTCAATTTATCATACTACTCTATAGTAATGTGATATATGCAAATTCTATACTTACTAATTAGCATGTTATGTGTTGGAAGTTCAGTTTTAAAGACCAATTGTCCTCAATGGAAGTAGCAGTAACATTTGTCCTTACCTGCCAGTCTATTGTTTACGTGGTTATGGTGGGACCAGAGCCACAGCACAGCGGAGGACAGTGTCCCCACATGGGACATGCTCTCCTGGGCCATGTTCTCAAAGTGGGTGGCACATGCCCGACAGCCAAAGAAACTGTGGATGTATGACCTCATCGCCTGGAGCACCTCCTGGGGGTCTGGGGAGAAGAACGCATAGGCGGAGGAAGTCATTAGCAAGATTAACCATACTTGTTATACACATCAGTATGATGTGTACTGTTGAAAAGGAGTCTAATATTGTACATTTGAAAATCGCAGCAAGGAATGTCTGTATATTGTTTCGTATACATTTAGTATGGCTCGGGACATATGGGTTTGGCACAACGTAAAAAAAGCTGCACCGGTCCCTTAAAATGTTTTGCCAGTTATTATGAAAGGCTTAAAACATCAAAACATGGACAACAGCCATGGACAGGGATAGTGAGGAATTTTCCAGTTCTAAACTATTAGTGGTTAATAACAAGGCAATAAAGGGCCTGGATCCTGAGTCCCCTGGGCATTCCCACGGTGCTCTGACATCTTCCATGAATACCCGTATTTAGTCAATGTGCTCTGAAAAACAACGAGGTTGGCAGATGtcaccaccagtaccagcaccaaaATGTCTGCTGCaggtttttgttgtgtttaattCCCTACAGTAAAGCCTTATTTTGCTCTCAGATGATCCGTGGTGGAAGGGCGGAGGCCTAATCCAGAGGTCCATCCGCAGGGGGCCAGATGGACACCCCTGGTCTCCTGCTGGCCCATCTGCAGGTTATGTGACCCCCCTTTCCACCCCATCCCATAAGCCCTGGTATTAAGCCCTCCAGGAGAGGAGTGCTGGTCAGCTGCCTCCATTATTAACCACTCATATTCCACTAATCTAAAAGAAATCCCTTTTGACCCACCCACAATTAGGGACTGTTTCAGATGCTGTTGTGACAAGAAAacagaacaaaaaacaaaaaagttATTTGTATAGGCTACTTACGGAACTTAACACAGAAGTGTGTGTGAGTTGTTGTGTGGGACTGTCTAAATGTTGTGCAAGTGTGCGCAGTTAAATACAGTCACTGCAAAACATTCCACTAAACATTCCAGGCTAATTTGTTTACAAAGCACTTGTCCTCGGTTGGTCACCCCCCACCCTGCTCTCCCCTAGCTGGACCATATCCCTATATTGAAAGCAGCAGCCCCTGTGTGAACGCTGTACACTCTTCTGACTGGCTCAATGACCTGGAGGGAtctgtccccagagagccatAGGGGTTCTAACAGACTGGAAACACTTGTGTCATGGTTCATCGCCTGGGCACAGTCAATCCTCTAAGACTGAATGGCTGCTGACTTCTGGCCAATTTCCTAGGAGGCGATGGGCTCTAAAGGCCGCATTAACAGGCTAACATGGCAGGAGGACTCGTTTTAGCTTCTAACAACATCCCTTTTCCACTTATTACCATTGTCCCAGGAACATTCCTCTTGAATTAACTGAAGTTTAGTGATCATGTAATCATAAAGACGTAAACAGCTGTTGTTTAGAGAGTTTTCCCTACCTTTGCCAGCAGCTTCCTCAGCCTGTACAGTAAGGACATGGAATAGGGTCCACATGCCACAGGGGTACCTTCTGAAGTGGGGCTTGGAGCCCTGGCAGCCCACCCACCTCACCCCCTCAGGCAGCGAAGCATTAGGTACCTGatcacacacaaacgcacacatttACAAGCATTTTGcttcacccacaataacatctgctaaatatgtgtatgtggccaatcaaatttgaatatttgatttattttactttAACACTTCAAGATTGATTGATGATAGATTGATTGATGTCGCCCTATCTTCTCATAAAGCTGTTTCCATATAACCTGCTCTGAGGATTCTTAAGAGGTTAGTTTACATTAATGAAAACAGGCCAAGTAAGTACATGGAAAATACATCTATGATTTATCTATGTTAAGTGGGAGCACGTTCTGTGCCATACTATTCTCATTCTATATCATGGCGATTCCAGGTTAATGGAAACGCCTCAACAGAGTGGTGAGATTGTGCTCAGGTCAAGGGAAGGAAACACTGGTAAAACATGCTTTGATCAAACAGCATATTTCTGACATATTATCGTTTCCTCCCTGCCACTGCCCAGAATTGCAGAGTCTGTGATTGACAGAATTACTTCAAAGTCGATAGTAAAGATTCGGTGTGTGTATACTGTTCGACACCAGTCCATTTCTTAGAGGAGCTTGTTCATACCTCTTCATTGATTAATTGATTCGGCTGCTAAAAGCTAATGATGTCACTAAGTGACTGGTCCAATTGGGGAACCTATAGGCATGTCGGCTTTAATCCAAAGTCAACAACACATACATTTTCCAATAATACATATGCTGGCACAAGGCTGTGAGCAAAGATTTGTTTACAGCATTACATAAACCTACTTACCTGTGTGCTGATACTCTATGCCTGAAATATTTCAGCTATCATCTATAAAATCACTTGACTCTGGCTCATCAACAATATGGTGAGTGGTTCTGCCTCAGGCTTGTCTGATTGGCTGGCGTGTTGACCCCTCACCTCTGCAGTGTTGTCCAGAGCGTCCCTCAGAGAGCTGTAGGACAGCTCTGTGTCCTTCTCACCTTTCAGCCACATGTCCACAGACTTCAGCAGGTTGTTCACCACAGGACGACCAGGGAAGTACTGCCCAAGACAACATTACAGGTAAACATCAACATCATTAACTCCTCTCATTTCATACAAGACTATTAAACAGTATAATTTTCTACTGTGTGGTAATAGATCATTATTACTGAGTTGGCAATCCATCTGTCTGAGTTCAGAAGATTCACCTAAACCCTCTTTTGCCAAACGTAACATGGAATGTTTTTCCCCACTAATTTAGTAAAAACAGTGTATAAAGACACCAGAGGATTTGTCACGACTTTCGTGTACTGTGTGTTTACGTTCTCTAACCTCTGTCGTTGTCAAGAAGTAGGTTGAAATTTCAgccaaaaaggcaaactcagatCCATCATTCAATGAATCAGATTGCTCagtcatcacaaaacccactgatattgccaactactttaatgacctTTTCATTGGCATTAGCAAACTTAAGCATGACATGCCAGTAACAAACGCTTTCACTACACGTCCAAGTATAACTGACCAAATGATgtaagtgtggaagaggtgaaaaagtTATTGTgttctatcaacaatgacaagtcacCGGGATCTGACAACTTCtttggaaaattactgaggataatagcagatgatattgaCACGCCTATCTGCCATTTATTtgatttaagcctactagaaagtgtgtaccctcaggcctggagggaagcaaaagtcattccgctaccttaGTAAAACCccatttactggctcaaatagtcgACCAATCAGCATTATAGCAATCCGTAGTAAAAAAAAGtaggtgtttgaccagatacaaatgctattttacagtaaacaaattgataagacattcagcacgcttatagggaaggacattcaacaagcacagcacttatacAAATAACTGATGATTGGCTAAGAGAAATTGATTAAAAAGATTGTGGCGGCTGTTttgacttcagtgcggcttttgaaaTGATTGATCATAGTCTActgctttacaccccctgctatattgtggaccaagagttacctgtctaacagaacacagggggtgttctttaatggaaactTCAACATAATCAGGAAAATTAccattggctcagaacagggcagcacggctggctcttaaatgtacacggagagctaacaatgatatgcatgtcaatcgctcatggctcaaagtggaggagagattgacttcatcactacttgtttttataagaagtgttgacatgttgaatgcactgaggtGTCGGTTTAAACGACGAGCACACatctcagacacccatgcataccccgcaagacatgccaccagaggtctcttcacaatccctaagtcaagaacagactatgggaggcacacagtactacatagagccatgactacatggaactatattccacatcaggtaactgatgcaagcagtagaatcagataaaaaaaaacagatattGAACAGCAGGGAATGTGAAGAGActaacacacaggtacagacgcatgcatacacacacacacaaacgcaagcacatacacactaaacacacgtACATTGAAATATTGatgtattgtggtattatacattttgcatTGTAGATATGTAGCTGTGTAATAATTTTATATGATGTCCGgtttatatgtaatgtaagtgccttaataTGTTTGGAttctaggaagagtagctgctgccttggaagcAGCAAATGGGGATCCcttataaatacaaatacagagaCAACATGGCGTATGTGGAAATATAACACTGCAACTAACAGTGGGCCACTATGGGAGGCAGGGAGGAAATCCCAGTGCCTTGTGTTTGAGACGGATGGTGACAGAAGAAGGTCAGCTGAAGACAGGGAGGCATTAACAACAGAACAAGCTGATGGGGGTGTAAAGCCACTTCCTATACTTAAAGAACTCTTACAACACCCACACTGGAAGACCCATCACTATACTGCTATTGACTAGATTCTACAGGTCGACCTGGATTTAACCCTAATGGCTAAGAGACGACCAAATAAACAGTAGGCTGTCATGGCAACCTTCTCCCATTCAAAACAGAGGTAAGATGTCTCAGTCACGATGGACTATTTAAGTTCATTAGCATTTTCTGGGGTTGTCATGGCGAAAACTACTTATGAAGAGCCTGTAGATAACAATCCAATCAGATGCCCACACACATGTGCAGGCgtgtatgcacgcacacacccacaagAAACAGTCAGTGTAGTAACATCCAGCAGTGCGAATATGGTGGACCTGGAAGTGGGCAAGTGCTGCCCTTTTGCGGCACGGGGGCACAAACCCATCAGTGCGACACAGAGGCAGGGGcctggccgggggggggggggggggcatcccaGAGGTGCACCTTTTTTGATTTGTGCTGCAGAGTCTTTTCAATTTGCCCTAGCCATCTGTTCAGCAGCGTTTGGGTGCCTGGCTCATGGTTCTATTCATCACTCTAACTGGATCTCCATTACACCAGGCCCACTTAAAAAGGCTCCTGGAGATTTACTTAACCCCTGTGGCCCACACAAGCCCCATACAAGGCTTGATTTGCTCCCTTAATCTGAGACATTCAGCTAAGAAGATGGTGTTTGGGTATTCACAGACAGAGATACCCAATCCTGTACTACAGGTGGGGTGTTAACAGGAAACAAAAAGAGGTCCCGCGTCTGCTGCTGCTGAGGAGGACAATTAGATCATCGGCCAGGCAGCCGAGACGCCTAGGTCTGGGGACTACTGGGCACTAACCAGGCTGAAAAGCTCATTAACACACATTTGAATTTAACAGCAAGGAAATTGGGTACGGGCAGGCAAATGGGCTCTGCTCACCAGAGCCAAACACTTAGCATGTTCTGCTCTCCACCTGCGTATCTATTTCCTAAATCATAAGCAAAGGCCAACATATTTGGCTGGGAAATTAGTAGTAATTTGGGCTGAAGTATTTGATTGGCAAACATGAACATATCAAG harbors:
- the LOC109902631 gene encoding sulfhydryl oxidase 1-like isoform X2 → MAWRCYRATSRFTGKIHATLRESLISTILFVCLLFPFTTEAGLYTASDQVVVLTPDNVDSVLVNSTAALVVEFYASWCGHCIAFSPVWKSLASDIKEWKPAVDLAAIDCANQDNGPVCSRFGVRGYPTLKFFHAYSKPDSKGESFRGFPRNVRGLRRKIIDKMETHAEPWPPACPPLETTRAELDNFIETNSVGHLALLFETPNSYVGRELTLDLLQYENIAVRRVLSTEDGLVAELNVTHFPSCYLYYPSGIFTRLHVQLEVRTFYTYALQRLPGVVRAGKPLPVTSDLTKNTTEDQLRPFNRSRVYMSDLESTLHYSLRVELAAHPVIKGEALSTLQRYISVLAKYFPGRPVVNNLLKSVDMWLKGEKDTELSYSSLRDALDNTAEVPNASLPEGVRWVGCQGSKPHFRRYPCGMWTLFHVLTVQAEEAAGKDPQEVLQAMRSYIHSFFGCRACATHFENMAQESMSHVGTLSSAVLWLWSHHNHVNNRLAGALSEDPHFPKIQWPSPELCPSCHGVKNGEHTWNQAELLTFLRSHFSSEHLLSDYLEEEAQLLSRQKERLVARHQEKEQEAKRGAERRARQTQDTLLKPQPEEEEEEEEEEVAKEQPAEEEAARAGEKVQISEPPPWVKPKADVSHQPQRRPSIVGLKFRPPQEEIVDLDSFINQHYKALRAAARVSSRVKLRTLQMKEQPQPGAILEQGPVLQLGMQPVEPEDLLGQHKTLHQRILTGKYTGSEEEGALEMYPHPNKRRWMSLLSVGFSRLDISLCVLLYFLSSMCLLAMYLFFKNRRRPRRAKVALP
- the LOC109902631 gene encoding sulfhydryl oxidase 1-like isoform X1, which encodes MAWRCYRATSRFTGKIHATLRESLISTILFVCLLFPFTTEAGLYTASDQVVVLTPDNVDSVLVNSTAALVVEFYASWCGHCIAFSPVWKSLASDIKEWKPAVDLAAIDCANQDNGPVCSRFGVRGYPTLKFFHAYSKPDSKGESFRGFPRNVRGLRRKIIDKMETHAEPWPPACPPLETTSRAELDNFIETNSVGHLALLFETPNSYVGRELTLDLLQYENIAVRRVLSTEDGLVAELNVTHFPSCYLYYPSGIFTRLHVQLEVRTFYTYALQRLPGVVRAGKPLPVTSDLTKNTTEDQLRPFNRSRVYMSDLESTLHYSLRVELAAHPVIKGEALSTLQRYISVLAKYFPGRPVVNNLLKSVDMWLKGEKDTELSYSSLRDALDNTAEVPNASLPEGVRWVGCQGSKPHFRRYPCGMWTLFHVLTVQAEEAAGKDPQEVLQAMRSYIHSFFGCRACATHFENMAQESMSHVGTLSSAVLWLWSHHNHVNNRLAGALSEDPHFPKIQWPSPELCPSCHGVKNGEHTWNQAELLTFLRSHFSSEHLLSDYLEEEAQLLSRQKERLVARHQEKEQEAKRGAERRARQTQDTLLKPQPEEEEEEEEEEVAKEQPAEEEAARAGEKVQISEPPPWVKPKADVSHQPQRRPSIVGLKFRPPQEEIVDLDSFINQHYKALRAAARVSSRVKLRTLQMKEQPQPGAILEQGPVLQLGMQPVEPEDLLGQHKTLHQRILTGKYTGSEEEGALEMYPHPNKRRWMSLLSVGFSRLDISLCVLLYFLSSMCLLAMYLFFKNRRRPRRAKVALP